One genomic segment of Choristoneura fumiferana chromosome Z, NRCan_CFum_1, whole genome shotgun sequence includes these proteins:
- the LOC141432681 gene encoding protein SCAI produces MVANIAMNSSLDDHGRKVIIEFCHLLEKSKQLFNGLRELPQYGHKQWHSHFGRTFDVYTKLWKFQQQHRAILDSKYGLKRWQIGEIASKIGQLYYHFYLRTSETAYLNEAFSFYYAIRGRCYYTKACKEDKCELMVKKLRYYARFIVVCLLLKKIKLVRELIKELDRQIIEYGNTYDPDDQMEWTVVVDEVKAFIQAEPVITVIHPDNHPVILSHRLSSLITPPVERSPQMTLSLQEVLIIGSSSLQAKFSELTIDMFRMLQTLEREPSGEPQHMYDDSPRQRFISNPTIPTNKGYNLENGPRRDSPHKFLLFKPSPSQVLVYLASGCNDLPPSGALLLYISADGQIVQPPKHSEDMGYEVGGLITTSRSDIHRDCVKDLKGAAPSASTLKYKEQQCLHPGDLYPFTRRPLFIIIDSDNSYVFQHIPRHFGQPLVILMSPLDVPQPFQENKHQGSLFTIFLTTPLTAFAYICDIHNMSLVHWDRAQGYVDTFMAEASQIVTRSRIDVMYIMFMGDDYLRLLLLRFVFCEVTLRLHRAFRARSQQTRASPPLPDEILDHPTLTHIVLDLALNLQVRAHFHDAAAGPVQAQTKD; encoded by the exons ATGGTTGCGAATATTGCAATGAATTCCTCTTTAGATGACCATGGAAGAAAGGTCATCATAGAATTCTGTCATCTTCTTGAAAAGTCTAAACAACTTTTTAATGGTTTAAG ggaATTACCGCAATATGGTCATAAACAGTGGCACTCGCATTTTGGTAGAACGTTTGATGTATATACGAAACTCTGGAAGTTCCAACAGCAACACAGGGCTATTTTAGATAGCAAATATGGTCTTAAACGATGGCAAATAGGTGAAATTGCATCTAAAATTGGCCAACTATATTACCACTTCTA CTTGAGGACTAGCGAGACCGCTTACCTCAATGAAGCCTTTTCATTTTACTATGCTATTCGGGGTCGGTGCTATTACACGAAAGCATGTAAAGAAGATAAATGCGAATTAATGGTGAAGAAGTTAAGATATTACGCAAGGTTTATTGTAGTGTGTTTgcttcttaaaaaaattaaattagttcgTGAATTGATTAAGGAGTTAGATAGACAAATAATTGAATATGGGAACACGTATGACCCTGACGACCAAATGGAATGGACGGTTGTCGTTGACGAAGTCAAGGCCTTCATACAGGCGGAGCCTGTAATAACTGTTATACATCCCGACAATCATCCTGTAATCCTTTCTCACAG GCTGAGCAGTCTCATAACGCCACCGGTCGAGAGATCCCCACAGATGACTTTATCCCTACAAGAAGTACTGATAATTGGCAGTAGCTCACTGCAAGCAAAGTTTTCCGAACTAACTATAGATATGTTCCGAATGCTCCAAACCCTAGAAAGGGAGCCGTCCGGCGAGCCGCAGCACATGTACGACGACTCTCCGCGGCAACGGTTCATATCCAACCCTACTATTCCTACTAATAAAG gtTACAATTTAGAAAATGGACCTCGGCGCGACAGTCCTCACAAATTCCTCTTGTTCAAGCCCTCTCCTAGTCAAGTGTTAGTGTACCTCGCTAGCGGTTGCAACGACCTACCCCCGAGCGGCGCTTTACTTCTGTACATTTCGGCTGACGGGCAGATTGTGCAACCTCCCAAACATTCAGAAGACA TGGGTTATGAGGTTGGTGGCCTGATAACTACATCCAGGAGTGATATCCATAGGGATTGTGTGAAGGACCTTAAAGGCGCTGCCCCAAGTGCTTCCACTCTCAAATACAAGGAGCAGCAGTGCCTGCACCCGGGTGACCTGTACCCGTTCACACGGCGCCCgctcttcatcatcatcgacTCGGACAACTCTTACGTGTTTCAACACATTCCGCGCCACTTTGGGCAGCCCCTTGTCATTTTGATGTCACCTTTGGATGTACCACAACCGTTTCAAG AAAACAAACACCAGGGCAGTCTCTTCACTATCTTCCTCACCACACCATTAACGGCCTTCGCGTATATTTGTGATATACACAACATGTCTTTGGTTCATTGGGACCGCGCTCAGGGCTACGTGGACACATTTATGGCAGAAGCGTCGCAGATAGTGACCAGAAGTCGCATCG ATGTGATGTACATCATGTTCATGGGCGACGACTACTTGCGGCTGCTGCTGCTGCGTTTCGTGTTCTGCGAGGTGACGCTGCGCCTGCACCGAGCGTTCCGGGCGCGCTCGCAGCAGACGCGGGCGTCGCCGCCGTTGCCCGACGAAATATTAGACCATCCCACATTAACACACATCGTGCTTGATCTGGCTTTAAATCTGCAG GTCCGTGCGCACTTCCACGACGCGGCCGCCGGACCTGTGCAGGCGCAGACCAAGGATTGA